CGTCGAGGTCGATCCGGCCGGTTTCCGCCGAGACGCCGTAGCGGACCGGGTTGAACCACTTGCCGGTCGCCGAGACCGACCAGCCGTGGGTCAGGTGCCCGCCCATCGGCAGCGCCATCCCCAGCACCGTGTCGCCGGGGGAGAGGAAGGCCAGGTAGACGGCGAGGTTGGCCGGCGACCCCGAGTACGGCTGCACGTTGGCGTGCGCGACGCCGAAGAGTTCCCGGGCCCGGGTGACCGCGAGCGTCTCGATCGGGTCGATGAACTGCTGGCCCTCGTAGTAACGGCGGCCGGGGTAGCCCTCCGAGTACTTGTTGGTCAGCACCGTGCCGCTGGCCTCCAGGACAGCGGTCGAGACGTAGTTCTCGGAGGCGATCATCCGCAGCTTGTCGTGCTGCCGGCCCGCCTCGGCCTCGATCAGCGCCCCCAACTCCGGGTCGGCTGCGGTCAGGCTGGGAATCGGTGGTACATGCACGATCGTCGTCCTCCTGGCTGGTCCACGCCTGCGGCCGATGCTATCGGTTGCCACCCGCCCGCCCGGCGCCGCCCGGCGGGCCGGTGACCGGTGCAACCGCTGGCGCGCGGTGTCACCGGTCGAGCCGGTCAGGAGGGTCGGGGTGGGGCGGTGCTGCCGCGTGGAATCAGGTGGGCGGTCTCGTCCTGGTAGTCGCCGAGCGGCTTGCCGGCGATGGCGGCGAGCAGCCGGCCGGCGGCGTGTGCGCCGTACGCCGGGATGTCCCGGCTGAGCGCGGTCAGCGACGGATGTACGAGCTGGCACAGCGGCGAGTCGTCCCAGGCGACGATGGAGACGTCGTTCGGCACACTCAGCCCCATCTCCTGCGCCACGGAGAGCCCGGCGATCGCCATCACGTCGTTGTCGTACACGATCGCGGTCGGCCGGTCGGCGGAGCTGAGCAGGCGTCGGGTGGCCCGGGCGCCCTCCTCGCCGCTGTAGTCGGAGGAGACCGTGATCGTGCGTTCCAGGCCGAGTTGCCGGCAGACGGTGCCGAACGCCTCGGTGCGGATCTCGGTGTGCAGCAGGCCCGGCAGGCCGCCGACCCGGGCGATCCGCCGGTGTCCCAGCGCGACCAGGTATTCGACCACCTCGGTCAGGGCCGCCGCCTCGTCCGACCAGATGTGGGCCAGTTCGCCGCTGTGCCCCGGCCCCCCGATGATCACGGCCGGCAGGTTGAGTTCCTCCAGGACCGGCACCCGACGGTCGTCGAGCCGGAGGTCGCAGACGAGGACGCCGTCCACCCGCCGCTCGCCCCACCAGCGCCGGTAGACCGCGATCTCGGCCTCCGGGTTCGCCACCACCTGAAGGGTCAGCGCGTACGACCGGGCCGAGAGCTCCGCCTCCACACCGCTGATCAACTCCATGAAGAACGGCTCGATGCCGAGGATCCGGGCGGGCCGGCAGAGGGCGAGGCCGACCGCGTTGGCGCTGGCTCCGGAGAGTGCCCGGGCGGCGCTGTTGGGGTTGAAGCCGATCTCCTGTGCGATCGCGAGAATGCGTTGGCGAGTGGCGTCGGAAACCCCGGGCTGCCCGTTCAGGGCGTACGACACAGCGCCCTTGGAAACGCCGGCCCGGCGGGCCACATCCGCGATTGTCGGCCGCTTCACCCGGTGCTCCTATCTGGGTCGACCCGATCACCGGTGGGCCGGTTCGGTGGCCCCTGGCCCGCTGCGCCCTGGTGTCCACACGAGCGGGGAACGTGTGTGCGGGCTCTGGGCAATGAACTTTTCCGGTTAAGCATAGCGATCGGGGAATCTTGTCGGAACACCAGGGTAGATCGATTCTTCCCGTTCGGAGAACCGAATTTTCGAGGTTGGGAGCGCTGTCGATCGGTTCGCCGGGATAGCGCTTTCTTGCCGCCCGTCGGCCATTCGAGTCCTAATCCACGGCCATTGACAGGGCGGAGGGGCGCCCGTACCGTGACTTTACTTATCCGGTTCAGTCGACATCCCTCGATGTCTTGAGCTCGCCGCCCGGCCCCGCGAACTCCGGCGGCGGCGCCCTCCACCTGGGAAGGTGCGGTGAGGTCATGGCAGGTCGCGACCACAAGTGAGCTGAGGTGCCCGTGACGTCCTGGCAGAGCCTGCACGACGGTTGGTTCCTGACGGCGGTGGCCGGCCCGGAGATCCCGGACCCGGTCGCGGCGGCCCGGGTTCCGGCCACGGTGCCCGGCTGTGTGCATACCGATCTGCTCGCCGCCGACCTGATCCCGGACCCGTACCTCGACGACAACGAACTCCGGCTGAGCTGGATCGGTCACACCGACTGGTGCTACGAGACCACCTTCGGCTGGGCCGGCGACGACGGGGCGGACCGGGTCGAGCTGGTCTGCGCCGGCCTGGACACGGTCGCGACGATCACGCTCAACGACGTCGAGATCGGTCGTACCGCCAACATGCACCGGGGATACCGGTTCGACGTACGCGAACTGCTGCGGGTCGGCGACAACGTGCTGCGGATCAGGTTCGACTCGGCCCACCGCTACGCCCAGGAGCAGCGGGAACGGCTCGGTGACCGGCCGGCGGCGTACTCCGATCCGTTCAACTTCATCCGCAAGATGGCCTGCAACTTCGGTTGGGACTGGGGCCCGTCGCTGGTCACCGCCGGAATCTGGCAGGAGATCGGGCTGCGGACCTGGCGGACCGCGCGGCTCGCCGACGTCCGGCCGCTGGTCACGGTGACCGGTCGGGAGGGCCGGGTGGAGGTCCGGGTCGAGGTCGACCGGGCCGACGGCGACTCCGGCGCCGAGCCGCTCACGGTCCGGGCCACGGTCGCCGGGGTGGCCGCCGAGATGGTGCTGCCGCCGGGCCAACGCGTCGCCGAACTGACCCTTGCCGTCGCCGACCCCGACCTGTGGTGGCCCCGGGGGTACGGCGAGCAGCCGCGCTACCCGCTGGACGTGACCCTGCACGCCGGGGAGCGGGAGCTGGACCGCTGGCAACGGCGGATCGGCTTCCGCTCGGTACGCCTGGACACCGCGCCCGACGAGTACGGCTCGGCGTTCACCATCGTGGTCAACGATCTGCCGATCTTCGCCCGGGGCGTCAACTGGATCCCGGACGACTGCTTTCCACACCGGGTCACCCGGGAGCGCTACGCACAGCGGCTCGGCCAGGCCTGCGAGGCGAACGTCAACTTCCTGCGCATCTGGGGCGGCGGGCGGTACGAGTCGGAGGACTTCTACGACCTCGCCGACGAACTGGGCCTGCTGGTCGGGCAGGACTTTCTCTTCTCCTGCGCCGCGTACCCGGAGGAGGAGCCGTTCCTCGGCGAGGTCCGGGCGGAGGCGACCGAGCAGGTCACCCGGCTGGCCAGCCATCCGAGCCTGGTGCTCTGGTTCGGCAACAACGAGAACATCTGGGGCTGGCACGACTGGGGCTGGCAGGAACAGCTCGCCGGCCGGACCTGGGGTGCCGGCTACTACTTCGAGCTGCTGCCCGGGATCGTGGCCGACGTCGACCCGACCCGGCCGTACTGGCCGGGCAGCCCGTGGTCGGGGCGGCACGACGTGCACCCGAACGAGTCCGGGTACGGCAGCATGCACATCTGGACGGTGTGGAACCAGCTCGACTACGTCCACTACCGCGACTACCTGCCCCGGTTCGTCGCCGAGTTCGGCTACCAGGGACCGGCCGCGTACGCGACGATCCGGCGGGCGATCTCCGACGAGCGGCTGGTCGTGGACTCGCCCGCGATGGCGCACCGGCAGAAGGCCGAGGGCGGCGGGGAGAAGCTGGCCCGGGGGCTGGCTGCGCACCTGCCGGCCCCACGCGACTTCGACGACTGGCACTACCTGACCCAGGTCAACCAGGCCCGCGCCACCAGCCTCGGGATCGAACACATGCGCTCGTACCGGCCGATCTGCATGGGCAGCGTGGTCTGGCAGCTCAACGACTGCTGGCCGGTCACCTCCTGGGCGGCCGTGGACGGCGACGGGCGGCGCAAACCCCTCTGGTACGCGCTGCGCCGGGCGTACGCCGATCGGCTGTTGACCGTGCAGCCGAGGGACGACGGGCTGGCCCTGGTGGCGGTGAACGACGGCGGCGATCCGTGGACCGGTCGGGTCGACGTGACCCGGCTGACCCTGACCGGTGAGCCCAGGGCCAAGACGTCGATCGAGTTGGCGGTGCCGCCGTACTCGTCGATGACCTGGCCGTTGCCGGCGGACGTCGGCAGCTCGGACGAGCCGCGCGCCGAACTGCTGCTCGCCGATCCCGGTGATGCCGGCGACCGGACCTTCTGGTTCTTCGCCGAGGACCACGAGCTGGCCTACCCACCGGCCGGGTACGACGCCACGGTCGAGCCGCTGCCGGACGGCGTACGGGTCCGGGTGACCGCCCGGACGGTGCTGCGCGACCTGGTTCTCGCCCCGGATCGGCTCGATCCGGCGGCGGTGGTCGACGAGGCGCTGGTCACGCTGCTGCCGGGGGAGTCGACCACGTTCACCGTACGGTCCGCTCAGCGACTTGACCCGGCGGCGCTCACCGCCCGTCCGGTGCTCCGTTGCGTCAACGACATGGTTCCCGACACCGCTGCGCACCGCTGATTCCCGTACCGCTGATTCCTGCACCGCTGATTGCCGTACCCGCTGATCCGCACCCCCGATCCCGGACATCCGCTCCCGGAAGGATCACCACCACCATGAAGCGTCGTGCCACCATCGCGCTGGCCCTGGCCGGGCTGCTGCTCGCGGCCCAGCCGGCCCCGTCCTTCGCCGCCCCACCCGGACAGGGCGGCCAGGCGAACCAGTCCGCCGGGTTCGTGGTCCGCAAGGGCGACCAGTTGATGCTCGACGGCAAGCGGTTCCGGTTCGCCGGAACCAACAACTACTACCTGATGTACAAGTCCCGGACGATGGTCGACGACGTGTTCGCCGACGCCAGGGCCGCCGGATTCACCGTGCTGCGGCACTGGGGCTTCCTCGACATCGGCAACTCCGACGGCAGCGACTCGGTCGCCGGCAAGTCCGACGGCGTCTACTTCCAGTACTGGGACGGCGCGAAGCCGGCCTACAACGACGGGCCGGACGGCCTGGAACGGCTCGACTACGTCCTGTACGCCGCCCGGCAGGCCGGGATCAAGCTCGTCATCCCGCTGACCAACAACTGGCGGGACTTCGGCGGGATGGACCAGTACGTCCGCTGGCGCGGCGGGCAGTACCACGACGAGTTCTACAGCGACCCGGTGATCCGGGGCTGGTACAAGGACTGGATCTCGCACGTACTGAACCGGACCAACACGCTGACCGGGGTGGCGTACAAGGACGATCCGACGGTGATGACCTGGGAACTGGGCAACGAGCCGAGGTGCAAGGGCTCCGGCGTCTACCCGATGTCGCCGACCTGTACCCCCGAGGTGCTGACCGGCTGGGCGGACGAGATGACCCGGCACATCAAGTCGGTCGACCGCCGGCATTTGGCCAGCGTCGGCGACGAGGGCTTCTACTGCGACGACCCGGCCAGCTCGGACTGGACCGTCAACTGTGGCGAGGGCGTCGACAGCCTCGCCCTGACCCGGCTGCCGGCGGTGGACGTGGTGTCGTACCACCTCTATCCGGACCACTGGGGCAAGGACGCGGCCTGGGGCGTCGAGTGGATCAAGCGGCACAACCGGGACGCCCGGCGGCTCGGCAAGCCGGTGATGCTCGGCGAGTTCGGCTACGTCGACAAGGCGACCCGGAACCCGGTCTACCAACGGTGGACGGACGCGTTCATCGAGACCGGCGGCAGCGGGTTCCTCTACTGGATCCTCTCCGGTATCCAGGACGACGGCACGCCCTATCCGGACTACGACGGCTACACCGTCTACTGCCCGAGTCCGGTCTGCACCACGCTGAGCAACGCCGGTGAGGAACTGACCCGAGGTCAGCGGGCCCGACCGCCGGTCGCCGACCACGACAACGCGGTGACCGAGTCGGGTACGCCGGTGGCGCTGACCCCGGCCGCGAACGACATCGCGTACCGGACGAAGGTGCGGGCGGCCAGCATCGATCTCGATCCGGCCACCGCCGGCCAGCAGCGGGAAGTGACCGTTCCGGGCGGTAAATTCGCCCTCGACCCGGGTACGGGGGCGGTCACCTTCACCCCGGCCGACGACTTCCAGGGCCGGGCCGTCGCCCGGTACACCATCCGGGACCAGTCCGGGCGTACGTCGAACGCGGCCGACCTGACCGTGACGGTCAAGCCGGCGCCCGGAGATCCGATCCTGATCGCCTCCTGGGAGACCGGGCTCGAGGGTTGGGCACCGGGAAACTGGCAGACCGACGCCGGCACGCTGGCCCCGACCGCCGACTTCCACACCAACGGCTCGGCCGGACTGCGGGTCGCCGCGACCGGTGGCGGCTGGTTCGGGGTGACCCTGCCCAACCCGGTGGACCTGTCGGCGAAGGCGACCCTCCGGTACGACCTGCGGACCGGAGCGGCGGCCGGCACCTCCAGCGCGATCGCGTTGCAGACCGGACCGGAGTACGCCTGGTGCCAGTCCACCTTCGGCTGGGTACCGCAGAGCACCGAGACGACGGTGGTGGCCGACCTGCTCACCGAGATGTCCTGTGACGCGGCGGCGCTGGCCGACGTACGCGGGATCCTGATCTGGGTCAGCCCCGGCGACTTCGACCTGGACCACCTGCGCGCCGAGTGAGTTGAAAGGCGGGGGCCCTTCCTATCGCATTCTGTATAGGAAGGGCCCCCGCCCAACTCGGCGGATTCAGCGGCGCGCCGGGGTCACCGGTTGGCGCAGTAGCCCACGCTGAAGGTGCTGGCGCCCGGCTTCAGGGTCTTGTTCCAGTTCCCGCCGTGGATTCGGTAGCTGCCGTCGCCCTGGATCTGCCGTTCGAAGTTCCAGGCCGTGTAGATCTGGCCGCCGAGCTCGACATAGCCGTACCAGTCGACGGGCTTGTCGGTCTTGTTGGTGGCGACGATGGTCGCGCAGTAGCCGCCGCCGCTGTCCGAGTTCCACTGGGTGGAGTTCTTGACCACGATGTCGACGTTGCCGTCGGCCGGGCCGACCAACCGACCCACTCCCCAGCGGGAGGTGGTCTGGTAGCCGGTACCCAACTGGTCGGCCCAGTTCCGGATCGCGGTACGAGCGCCGCCGGTGGCGTCGTTGACCTGGAAGTCCAGGCCGTGGAACGTGCCGAGGCCGCCGTACTCCAGCAGGCTGATCGCTGCCTCGACGGTGTACCCGGTGTCGGTGCGGACCGCCGCGCTGGTCAGCCGGCCCCGCTGGAACGCCTCGTCACCGGTGCCGAACGAGACGCCGTTGTCCGCGTTGATCCGGATCTGGGTGTCGTCGTAGCGGTAGGGGCCGTTCTTGACGTTGCCTCCGTCGACGTAGAACTCCACCGAGTCCCGGGTCCAGGGGTCGGAGCCGGAGACGTCCACGACCGGGTCGGCGACCTCGGCGAGCACGTAGAGCGTCTGGTCCCGCCACAGGGTGCGGACCGTGGCGATCGCGCCGTCCGCGCCCGAGACCGCCTTCGCGGTGCTGACCGCGCGGGCGTCGGCCCAGGCGGTGTCCACCGCGCCGTCGACCACCGGCGCCGTACGGGCCTGGGTGACCTCCAGGTACGACAGTTCCTCGACCAGACCCAGTGTGCCCAGCGTGCCCGGGGCGTTCCAGGCGGCCGTACGACCGTCGTTGCCGACCCGGACGTCCAGGGTGAGCGTGTCGCCCTCGGCCGCGTCGGTCAGTGGCAGGTGGGCGACGATGTCGTAGCCACCGCTCCGCTCCTTCGCCACGGCGGGTACGTCGCCGCTGCCGTCCCGCGCAACCGTGTACGTCCGTTCACCCAGCACGAAGCTGACCTGGTCGCCGGCCGAGGCGGCGGCGTCGGAGACTGTCACGAAGGCCGTCAGATGGTCCTTGACCCAGCGCAGCTGGAACTTTGCCAGGTCCTCCACCGGGTGCAACGGAAGCTTGCTCCAGGTCAGGTCGGTGGTGGCGGTGTCGGAGAGGGCAACGTCGCCGGCGAAGACGTTCGCCGTACGCAGCCGGGCCGGAAGCTCGCCGTCCACCGCACCGTGGTAGGCGGGCTTGGCCCGGAGGTTGTCGTCGAAGACGAGCGGGGCACCGTTGCCGACCCGCCAGGACCGGCCGTCGGTAAGGCCCCACACGGTGACCACGAACAGGTCGTCCGCGTACGTCCGGAAGACTCGGAACGCGTCCCGGAAGTAGTAGCCCTGCTCGATCAGGTTCGCCTGGGTCACCGGGGTACCCGTGGTGACGTCGAGTTCGGTGACGGCCTGGATCACCGGCAGGTCCTCGAACGCCGCCAGCGCGGTCCCGAGGTTGGCGACCGGGGTGGACAGTGACACGTGGAACTGGTGGCCCACCCCGTCGACCGGTACCCCACGCGCGATCAGCCGCTGCACCAGCGCCTTGTACCGCCCCTGCTTGCCGCTCTGCTCGGTGTTGTAGTCGTTGATGAAAAGAGTGACCGGGTCGGCGCCGGCGACCGCGTGGACGTCGTTGAACGCCTCGTCCGCGTACCGGAACGCGAGGTCGATGTACTCCTCGCCCAGGATCCGGTACCACTCGCTGCGGCGCAGGCCGTCGCTGAACTCGCCGCTGTCGGCGACGACCTCGTTGACGACGTCGAAGGCCCGCATCGGGTTGGTGGCGGAGCCGAACGGACCGTACCGGTCACTCAGCGACTCGGCGACGGCGAAGACGTGCGTACGCAGCCGGTCGCGGAGGACCTGTTGGTGGGCCGCCGACGTGCTGAGCGGTGCGCCGGCCCCGTCCTGGAAGAACCATGCCGGAGTCTGGCTGTGCCAGACCAGTACGTGACCGTAGACGCCGAGGTTGTTGGTCCGGGCGAAGTCCATCAGCGCGATCGCCTGGTCGTGCGGGCGGAAGTTGCGCTCCGCGTCGTACCACGCCTCCGGCTTCATGTGGTTCTCCGGCGTGATGTTGTTGAAGTGCCGGGTCAGCAGTTGGGCGGCGGCGCCCACCGTCTCGCGGCTGTCGATCGCGACGCCCATCGGGAAGTCGGTGGTCTCGTGCATCGGCGGAAGATCCTCGATGACCGGCGGCTCCGGTACCCGTACGACGATGTCGTCGAGGAGGAAGTCGCTGGTGTTTCCGGTCCCGCCGTCCTGCCACCGGGACTCGAAGTAGAGCAGGGCGCTGTCGGCCGCCGGCATCGTGAAGCTCGCGGTCACCTCGGTCCAGCCGGTGTTCGTGATCCCGTCGAACTGGGCGAGCGTGCTGAACGACTGGCTGCCGCCGCTCGTGCTGGCGAGGCTGAGCCAGATCTGGTCGGTCGGCTGTCCCTCGGCGAACCGCAGCCACGCGCGGAACTCGTAGGTCACGCCGGTCTCGAACAGCGCGCTCACATCGCGGCCGATTCCGGCGCCCTGGTTCACCCGATTGCTGACCAGGGCCGCGGCCTCGCCGCCGTGCGCGACGTCGGTCAGCCCGACCGTCGGGGCGCCGGGTCCGCCGTCGCGCGGCCCCCACCCGTCGAGCCCGTCCTCGAAGTCGGTGTCGATCACGACCGTGCCGGGCTCCGGCCCGCCCTCCGGCGTGGTGATGCTGATGTCGTCCAAGAGGTACGGAGTGCTGCCCTCGGCCTCCACGTAGAGGTTGGCTGCGGCCAGGCCCGCGGGCATGGTGTAGCTGCCGCCGATCCGTACCCAGTTCTCCGCGGTGGTGGGGACGTTGTCGCCGACCCAGGTGTAGGTGTTGTCACCGCCGCTGGCCGGGGTGGCCTCCATCGTGAAGTGGACACCCGCCGGCCCGGTGGTACCGGCCGGAAGTTTCGCCCATGCACTGATAACGTACGTCTCGCCGGGCTCGAACATCGCGGTCGCGTCGATCGCCGTACCCTGCCAGTTCGCGGTACGGCCGGTAACCGAGAGGCTATTCGCGCTCTCGTGCCCCTCCGCCGTTATCCCGAGAGTGACGGCTCCACGCGGCCCCCAGGGGGCGTAGGAACCTGACTCGAAATCGTTGGCCAGGACGACCCGGTCCGCAGCCTGGGCAGGGGCGGCGAACGCGACCGAACCGACCATGGTGAGCAGTAATGATGTGACAAAAGCGGTCATTCTTCGAGATGGTTTGGCCGGTCTATGTCCGATGTGCATCAGGGGCTCCCTATCCGGGCGGGACGACGCGATGGCGGTATCTCTCAACCCCACCCGCGAATCCAGTCGCGCGAATGCTAGCCGGGTGGCGCAGGCTAGTCGAGATGCTCTGTCCGACCGGGTGCTACCTGTCCACCGGACGGTCAGCGGACCGAAAGTTTCGGCGATACGGCGGCCGATGTTCCGGAGCCGGCCCGTGGTCGACGGGTGGCCCGTTCGACCTCGGACGGCGCCGTGCCGGCGGAACCCGGTCCGGGGAACCGACCCGGCTGGACCATCCCGGCGCGCGATGCCGGCGATACTGTGGGCGTGGAGTACGTGTCCAGAGTGCCGCGACCGCCGCTGGACGGGCTGATCGACGACCTTTACTACCTGGACGGTGCGTCGCCGTACGCCCTGCTGACGCTGCCGCCCGCGCCGTCGGCGCTGCTCATCGTCAACCTGGGGGCGCCGTTCCGCATCCGCGGCGGCACCGACATCGAGACGGCCGAGTACGCCGACGGCTGCGTGGTCACCATGCCCACCCGCGCGTGGGAGTTCGGCTACCCACTCCGGACCCGGTCAGTCGGCGTGCACTTCAAGCCGTGGGGGCTGGCGCCGTTCCTGCCGATGCCCGCGGCCGAGCTGTGTGACCGGCCGCTGACGGTAGAGCAAATTTGGGGTCGACCCGCCATTGCCGAGCTGCGAGACCGGCTGGCCACGGCCGACGGACCGCACGAGATGCTGACGCTGCTCGAGGAGGAGCTGATGCGACGGCTGTGCGAGACCGCCGGCCTGGGGCTGGTCCGCCATACGAGCAGCGTCATCGCGGCGACCAGCAAGGGCGTGGCGATCGGCGACCTGAGCGTGGCAGCCGGGGTCAGCAGCACTCATCTGGCACAGCGGTTCAAGGAGCTCATCGGCGTCACGCCGAAGCGGCTGGCCCGCACCTACCGCTTCACCGCCACCGTGTTCGCGATCAACCCCGCCGGACCGATCGACTGGGGCGACCTCGCCTATGACGCAGGCTACTTCGACCAGGCCCACTTCGGCCACGAGTTCCGGGCGTTCACCGGGCTCACGCCGACCCGGTACGTCGAAGTCCGGCGGCGGTTCCTGCGCGAACATCCCGGCCACGTGCTGGACGGCTGGCCGCTGCCGGCCGATTGATTTCTTACAAGAGCGACAGCTCGCGAGACGCTAATTTGGGGGCACCCCAAAGCAGAGGAGAGCCCGTGGGCAAGGTGGTCATGTACAGCTCGGTGTCAGTAGACGGTTTCATCGCGGACGAGGACGACCAGCCCGGACCGCTGTTCGACTGGTTGCTCAGCGGTGACGTCCCGTTGGACGAGAGCGGCGCGGTGAAGGTGTCACAGACGTCCTACGACTACACCCGGCCGTACTGGGACCAGATCGGGGCGACAATCGCCGGCCGCCATGTCTTCGACATGACGGACGGCTGGGACGGGAAGCCTCCGAGCGGGATCGACCACGTGGTCGTCGTGACGCACCGGCCGGCGCCCGAGGGCTGGGACCCCGAGGCGCCGTTTCACTTCGTCGACGGCGTCGAGGCAGCCGTGGCCAAGGCGCAGGAGCTTGCGGGTGACCGCCTGGTCGAGGTCGCCGCCGGCGACGTCGGTGGCCAGGTGCTTGCCGCGGGTCTGGTCGACGAGGTGCGCATGGACGTCGTACCCGTCGTGTTCGGGTCCGGCAAGCGCTACTTCGGGTCGGTCGACGCGCAACACCTGTTGGAGGATCCTGACGTGGTGATTCAGGGAAACCGGGTGCTTCACCTGCGCTATCGGGTGCGCCGTTGACCGATCTGAGCGGGCACGCAAAGAAGCCCACTGCGAACTGTGAAGAGCCTGTTCAGTGCTGGCGGCCCCACTGTCCATGGTGGATGACACTCTCGACGCCACGGCGGCGTCCGGCGATGGCCGGGTTCTGTGGCGGCAGGTCATCGGCGCGGTAGCCGATACAGATGCCGCCGATCGGCGCGTACTCGTCGGGGATTGCGAACTCGGCCTTGAACGCGGCGGTGTGCGCGGGCACCTCCACCTCGGGATCGAAATCGTCTCCCGCCATCGGCATGATGCCGAAGAAGCAGGCCCCCAGGCCCTCGTCGACGGCGGTCAGCAGCATCATCAGCGAGGCCATGCCCGTGTCGACATACCAGTACGGTGCCGACCAGCGGGCTTCGGACCGATCGGTCCAGCCCTTGTCGGCCTCGGCGTACCGGGACAGGTACGCGGCCTTGTGCGCGAGCGGTACCACGACGAGCGGCGCGTCCTGCATCGTCGGAGTCTGTGCGACGCGGGTGGGAACGAATGGCCAGAACCTGGCCCGGTCGGCCGCATCGGTGAGCGCAAGGAAGGCCCAGCCCTGCGAGAAACCAGCCGACGGCGCGCGTAGCGCGCTGGCCAGGATCCTCTCGATGACGTCCGAACTCAGCGGCCGGTCGGCAAAGTGCCGCACCATCCGACGACGACGGATCACCTCAGCAAACTCCATGCCGGCCATCCTGCCACCGGTGGAGGGCCTGAACATGAGCTGTCCCGAGTATGAGCTGACCCACGAGCCGCTGCCGCAGGGCATGTTCGGCCACGAGGCCGGTGAGCTCGGCGAGCGACTGCCGGCCGTGTCCAGCCCCGTAGTTGGGCGTCCACCCGATCCTCCAGCGGCGGCTGCAAGCGTTTTGCAAGCGCGGTACGCGACGGTGGCGGCGCTCACAGATCATCCCTCGAACAAGCATTGGGAGGCCTGGCGATGGCCAGACGACATCTTCTCTCGGGAGCCCTTGCCGCCTTCAGCGCCGTGGCGATGATCGCCGTCGCGTCGACGCCGGCAGTGGCGGCCACGACCGTGTCCGTCAGGACCACTGATGGCCTGCCGGTCGGCGGAACCGCCATCGTGTGGGGCAACTGGGAGCCGGGCGACAG
The nucleotide sequence above comes from Plantactinospora soyae. Encoded proteins:
- a CDS encoding glycoside hydrolase family 2 protein, giving the protein MTSWQSLHDGWFLTAVAGPEIPDPVAAARVPATVPGCVHTDLLAADLIPDPYLDDNELRLSWIGHTDWCYETTFGWAGDDGADRVELVCAGLDTVATITLNDVEIGRTANMHRGYRFDVRELLRVGDNVLRIRFDSAHRYAQEQRERLGDRPAAYSDPFNFIRKMACNFGWDWGPSLVTAGIWQEIGLRTWRTARLADVRPLVTVTGREGRVEVRVEVDRADGDSGAEPLTVRATVAGVAAEMVLPPGQRVAELTLAVADPDLWWPRGYGEQPRYPLDVTLHAGERELDRWQRRIGFRSVRLDTAPDEYGSAFTIVVNDLPIFARGVNWIPDDCFPHRVTRERYAQRLGQACEANVNFLRIWGGGRYESEDFYDLADELGLLVGQDFLFSCAAYPEEEPFLGEVRAEATEQVTRLASHPSLVLWFGNNENIWGWHDWGWQEQLAGRTWGAGYYFELLPGIVADVDPTRPYWPGSPWSGRHDVHPNESGYGSMHIWTVWNQLDYVHYRDYLPRFVAEFGYQGPAAYATIRRAISDERLVVDSPAMAHRQKAEGGGEKLARGLAAHLPAPRDFDDWHYLTQVNQARATSLGIEHMRSYRPICMGSVVWQLNDCWPVTSWAAVDGDGRRKPLWYALRRAYADRLLTVQPRDDGLALVAVNDGGDPWTGRVDVTRLTLTGEPRAKTSIELAVPPYSSMTWPLPADVGSSDEPRAELLLADPGDAGDRTFWFFAEDHELAYPPAGYDATVEPLPDGVRVRVTARTVLRDLVLAPDRLDPAAVVDEALVTLLPGESTTFTVRSAQRLDPAALTARPVLRCVNDMVPDTAAHR
- a CDS encoding cellulase family glycosylhydrolase yields the protein MKRRATIALALAGLLLAAQPAPSFAAPPGQGGQANQSAGFVVRKGDQLMLDGKRFRFAGTNNYYLMYKSRTMVDDVFADARAAGFTVLRHWGFLDIGNSDGSDSVAGKSDGVYFQYWDGAKPAYNDGPDGLERLDYVLYAARQAGIKLVIPLTNNWRDFGGMDQYVRWRGGQYHDEFYSDPVIRGWYKDWISHVLNRTNTLTGVAYKDDPTVMTWELGNEPRCKGSGVYPMSPTCTPEVLTGWADEMTRHIKSVDRRHLASVGDEGFYCDDPASSDWTVNCGEGVDSLALTRLPAVDVVSYHLYPDHWGKDAAWGVEWIKRHNRDARRLGKPVMLGEFGYVDKATRNPVYQRWTDAFIETGGSGFLYWILSGIQDDGTPYPDYDGYTVYCPSPVCTTLSNAGEELTRGQRARPPVADHDNAVTESGTPVALTPAANDIAYRTKVRAASIDLDPATAGQQREVTVPGGKFALDPGTGAVTFTPADDFQGRAVARYTIRDQSGRTSNAADLTVTVKPAPGDPILIASWETGLEGWAPGNWQTDAGTLAPTADFHTNGSAGLRVAATGGGWFGVTLPNPVDLSAKATLRYDLRTGAAAGTSSAIALQTGPEYAWCQSTFGWVPQSTETTVVADLLTEMSCDAAALADVRGILIWVSPGDFDLDHLRAE
- a CDS encoding LacI family DNA-binding transcriptional regulator, producing MKRPTIADVARRAGVSKGAVSYALNGQPGVSDATRQRILAIAQEIGFNPNSAARALSGASANAVGLALCRPARILGIEPFFMELISGVEAELSARSYALTLQVVANPEAEIAVYRRWWGERRVDGVLVCDLRLDDRRVPVLEELNLPAVIIGGPGHSGELAHIWSDEAAALTEVVEYLVALGHRRIARVGGLPGLLHTEIRTEAFGTVCRQLGLERTITVSSDYSGEEGARATRRLLSSADRPTAIVYDNDVMAIAGLSVAQEMGLSVPNDVSIVAWDDSPLCQLVHPSLTALSRDIPAYGAHAAGRLLAAIAGKPLGDYQDETAHLIPRGSTAPPRPS